In Salmo salar chromosome ssa24, Ssal_v3.1, whole genome shotgun sequence, the following proteins share a genomic window:
- the LOC106585543 gene encoding GTPase-activating protein and VPS9 domain-containing protein 1 isoform X7 — protein MKSTPPVRHQSFASLRELVKMKPDIHTLAHHLKQERLYVASEKQLIQRLNGDVLKTAERLYRAAWITKQQRINLDRLILTSAEASPAECCQHAKVLEDTQFLDGYKTLGFQESIYGEFLGRVRENPRLVASCLVAGERLNQEHTQGVIYTVFTSLYGNCIMQEDESYLLQVLRYLVEFELKESDNPRRLLRRGTCAFSILFKLFSEGLYSAKLFLTATLHEPIMQLLVEDEDHLETDPSKVTERFTPAQQERLFGEKGSEGYRQKVAAAVEANEAKLVTLVNKFIGYLKQNTYCFPHNLRWIVSQMYKTLSCVERLEVGEVRTMCTDLLLTCFICPAIVNPEQYGIISDAPINEVARFNLMQVGQLLQQLAMADGDGDPRRKNSLAKFDKSCVAAFLDVVIGGRAVETPPMSSMNLLEGLSRTVAYMTHSQLLCLVDFVRSVMAGDHLREEEHILLETLMANVPQSRTVKSNSLELTPSNTPQLSPTTTPANKKNRNLAASRSRSRTELAQQGEAEASSMESLQEVMPEEVLVISLGSSPQTIPGMMSENEVLTVQQTDGAQGYTPADDTKHHCKPDKTLRFSLCSDNLEGISEGPSNRSNSVSSLDLEGESVSELGAGPSGSNGVEALQLLEHEHATTQDNLDDKLRKFEIRDMMGLTDDRDISETVSETWSTDVLGSDFDPNMDEDRLQEIAGAAVENMLGSLLCLPGSGSVLLDPYGSTISETTSEAWSVEVLPSDSEAPDLKQEERLQELESCSGVGSTSDDTEVREVSSRPSTPGLSVVSATSEDIPNKTEDLRSECSSDFGGKDSVTSPDGEESSHGAHHSLASPPSQADSLLAMFDPLSSGEDSSTGTIVRPKVHYARPLHPPPDPPIPETCALGQDPRYSLFTPHCLAQAELEHTKQRHSYTDRLVRSRSSDIVCPGRRPTSDPGLNRRAAAEERDHVGAFLMGPFSSPSKDSLKGEVEERKDSDEEKSDRNRPWWKKRFQSAIPKAPIAALRKRDKQEKDNMGHERVPQDDPLSRNSQAQAAEDILDKYRNIKRTSPSEGATAAAYDATELCGEECVHNSPRDEALQNMSTDDLPDSASQTAQQHDSNKFSFSDAKKKLRLALCSAESVAFPLMAPATTRNGLPDHTDFEDNEIVCFLKVQLAEAINLQDKNQMAQIQETTRCVSRFDARTCKKLLAAIAEDYRKRAPYIAYLTRCRQGLQTSHAHLERLLQRVLRDKEVANRYFTTVCVRLLLEHMEAKSLDFIKAFQGCTASDDKTAAVEDFLRYLYGAMAHDAIWQYASEDQLQDAQMAIERSVMNRIFKLAFYPNQDGDILRDQLLQEHIARLSKVVTANHKALQIPEVYAREAPWPSAQSEIRTISAYKTPRDKVQCILRMCSTIMNLLSLANEDSVPGADDFVPVLVFVLIKANPPCLLSTIQYINNFYASRLSGEECYWWMQFTAAVEFIKTIDDRK, from the exons TCCTTTGCCTCTCTGCGTGAGCTGGTAAAGATGAAGCCAGACATCCACACTCTGGCCCATCACCTGAAGCAGGAGCGGCTGTATGTGGCCTCAGAGAAGCAGCTGATCCAGCGACTCAATGGGGACGTACTGAAGACTGCTGAGAGGCTGTACCGTGCTGCCTGGATCACCAAGCAGCAGAGGATCAACCTCGACCGGCTCATCCTCACCAG TGCTGAGGCTTCCCCGGCCGAATGCTGCCAGCATGCCAAAGTGCTGGAGGACACACAGTTCCTGGATGGTTACAAGACTCTGGGCTTCCAAGAGAGCATCTATGGGGAGTTCCTGGGCCGAGTGCGGGAGAATCCCCGGCTggtggcctcctgcctggtggctgGGGAGAGGCTGAACCAGGAGCACACACAGGGGGTCATTTACACTGTCTTCACCTCACTCTATGGTAACTGTATCATGCAGGAGGATGAGAGCTACCTGTTGCAG GTCCTGCGATACTTGGTGGAGTTTGAGCTGAAGGAGAGCGACAACCCTCGGCGGCTGCTGCGGCGAGGCACGTGCGCCTTCAGCATCCTCTTCAAGCTCTTCTCTGAGGGGCTGTACTCCGCCAAGCTCTTCCTCACCGCCACCCTCCACGAGCCCATCATGCAGCTGCTGGTGGAGGACGAGGACCACCTGGAGACGGACCCCTCCAAGGTGACAGAGCGCTTCACGCCGGCCCAGCAGGAGCGCCTGTTTGGGGAGAAGGGCTCGGAGGGCTACAGGCAGAAGGTGGCGGCTGCTGTGGAGGCCAATGAGGCCAAGCTGGTGACCCTGGTCAACAAGTTCATCGGCTACCTGAAGCAGAACACCTACTGCTTCCCCCACAACCTGCGCTGGATTGTGTCTCAGATGTACAAGACGCTGTCGTGTGTGGAGAGGCTGGAGGTGGGCGAGGTGCGGACCATGTGCACGGACCTGCTGCTCACCTGCTTCATCTGCCCAGCCATAGTCAACCCTGAGCAGTATGGCATAATCTCAGATGCCCCTATCAACGAGGTGGCTCGCTTCAACCTCATGCAG GTAGGGCAGCTTCTTCAACAGTTGGCAATGGCTGACGGTGATGGAGACCCCAGGAGGAAAAACAGTTTGGCCAAGTTCGATAAG AGCTGCGTAGCTGCCTTCCTGGATGTGGTAATCGGAGGGAGAGCTGTGGAGACGCCGCCCATGTCCTCCATGAACCTACTTGAAGGCCTCAGCAGGACTGTGGCGTACATGACACACAGTCAGCTGCTCTGCCTG GTGGACTTTGTACGGAGTGTGATGGCAGGGGACCACCTCCGGGAGGAGGAGCACATACTCCTGGAGACCCTAATGGCCAACGTGCCCCAGTCCCGCACAGTGAAGAGCAACAGTCTGGAGCTCACCCCCTCCAACACCCCCCAGCTTTCCCCAACCACCACCCCCGCCAACAAGAAGAACAGGAACTTAG CAGCCTCCCGCAGTCGCAGCCGTACTGAGCTGGCCCAGCAGGGGGAAGCAGAGGCCAGCTCCATGGAGTCCCTGCAGGAGGTGATGCCAGAAGAGGTGCTGGTGATCTCACTAGGAAGCAGCCCGCAGACCATCCCCGGCATGATGTCAGAGAATGAG GTGTTGACCGTGCAGCAGACTGATGGAGCACAAGGGTACACTCCTGCAGACGACACCAAGCACCATTGCAAACCAGACAAAACCCTGCGTTTCTCCCTCTGCAGTGACAACCTGGAGGGTATCTCAGAGG GTCCGTCCAACCGGTCTAACTCTGTGTCGTCTCTGGACctggagggggagagtgtgtcAGAGCTGGGAGCTGGGCCATCGGGGAGCAATGGGGTGGAGGCTCTACAACTGCTGGAGCATGAACATG CCACCACTCAGGACAACCTGGATGACAAACTGAGGAAGTTTGAGATCCGAGATATGATGGGCTTGACAGATGACCGGGATATCTCTGAGACTGTGAGTGAGACCTGGAGCACAGACGTGCTGGGCAGCGACTTTGACCCCAATATGGACGAAGATAGACTGCAGGAAATAGCTg GGGCGGCTGTAGAGAACATGCTGGGCAGCCTGCTGTGTCTACCAGGCTCCGGTTCAGTGCTGCTAGACCCATATGGATCCACCATCTCCGAGACCACCAGCGAGGCCTGGAGTGTGGAGGTCCTGCCCAGTGACTCAG AAGCCCCAGACCTGAAGCAGGAGGAGCGTCTACAGGAGTTAGAGAGCTGCTCAGGGGTGGGCAGCACCTCTGATGACACAGAGGTCAGAGAGGTCAGCTCTCGGCCCAGCACCCCAGGGCTCAGCGTCGTCTCAG CGACATCAGAAGACATCCCCAACAAGACAGAGGACCTGCGGTCAGAGTGCAGCTCGGACTTTGGGGGGAAGGACTCTGTTACCAGTCCAGATGGGGAGGAGTCATCCCACG GAGCACATCACAGTTTGGCCTCTCCGCCCTCTCAGGCTGACTCCTTACTGGCCATGTTTGATCCCCTCTCCTCCGGCGAAG ATTCCTCCACTGGTACCATCGTGAGGCCCAAGGTGCATTACGCCAGGCCCCTTCATCCTCCCCCTGACCCTCCCATCCCAGAGACCTGTGCCCTGGGACAAGATCCCCGCTACTCCCTGTTCACGCCCCACTGCCTGGCCCAAGCCGAGCTGGAGCACACCAAGCAGCGCCACTCCTACACAGACAGGCTGGTACGCAGCCGCAGCTCTGACATTGTGTGCCCAGGCCGCCGACCCACCAGCGACCCGGGCCTGAACCGCAGGGCTGCAGCCGAAGAGCGGGACCATGTCGGGGCCTTCCTTATGGGGCCGTTCTCGTCTCCTAGCAAGGACTCCCTGAAAGGAGAG GTTGAGGAGAGAAAGGACAGTGATGAGGAAAAGTCTGATCGCAACAGACCGTGGTGGAAGAAACGCTTTCAGTCAGCCATTCCCAAAG CTCCGATAGCAGCCTTACGGAAAAGGGACAAGCAGGAGAAAGACAATATGGGCCATGAACGTGTCCCACAAG atGACCCTCTGTCCAGGAACTCCCAGGCCCAGGCAGCAGAAGACATCCTTGACAAGTACAGGAACATCAAGAGGACCAGTCCCAGTGAAGGAGCCACTGCTGCAGCCTACGACGCCACAG AGTTGTGTGGAGAGGAGTGTGTGCACAACTCCCCCAGAGACGAAGCTCTGCAGAACATGTCCACAGACGACCTGCCAGactcagccagccagacagcccaGCAACACGACTCCAACAAGTTCTCATTCAG TGATGCAAAGAAGAAGTTGAGACTGGCCTTGTGTTCAGCAGAGTCTGTGGCATTCCCTCTCATGGCTCCTGCCACCACGCGCAATGGGCTGCCTGACCACACAGACTTTGAAG ACAACGAGATCGTGTGCTTCCTGAAGGTCCAGCTGGCGGAGGCCATCAACCTGCAGGATAAGAACCAGATGGCCCAGATCCAGGAGACCACGCGCTGCGTCAGCCGCTTCGACGCACGCACCTGCAAGAAGCTGCTGGCTGCCATTGCTGAGGATTACAG GAAGCGGGCACCCTACATAGCGTATCTGACGCGGTGTCGGCAGGGCCTGCAGACATCCCATGCCCACCTGGAGAGGCTGCTGCAGAGGGTGCTGAGGGACAAGGAGGTGGCTAACCGCTACTTCACCACAGTCTGTGTTCGCCTCCTACTGGAACACATGGAGGCTAAGTCCCTGGACTTCATCAAAG CCTTCCAGGGGTGCACAGCGTCAGACGACAAGACGGCGGCGGTGGAGGACTTCCTGCGCTACCTGTACGGCGCCATGGCCCATGATGCCATCTGGCAGTACGCCAGCGAGGATCAGCTGCAGGATGCCCAGATGGCCATTGAGCGCAGCGTCATGAACCGCATCTTCAAGCTGGCCTTCTACCCCAACCAGGACGGGGACATCCTGAGAGACCA GCTTCTTCAGGAACACATAGCACGTCTCTCAAAAGTGGTGACGGCGAATCACAAAGCTCTTCAAATCCCAGAG GTGTATGCGAGGGAGGCTCCCTGGCCGTCTGCCCAGTCAGAGATCCGGACCATCAGTGCCTACAAGACCCCTCGGGACAAAGTGCAGTGTATTTTACGCATGTGTTCCACCATCATGAATCTTCTGAGTCTGGCCAACGAGGACTCTGTCCCCGGAGCTGACGATTTTGTCCCTGTGCTCGTCTTTGTCCTGATAAAG GCAAACCCGCCTTGCCTGCTGTCCACTATTCAGTACATCAATAATTTCTACGCCAGCCGGCTGAGTGGGGAGGAGTGCTATTGGTGGATGCAGTTCACCGCGGCAGTGGAATTCATTAAGACCATTGACGATCGCAAGTGA
- the LOC106585543 gene encoding GTPase-activating protein and VPS9 domain-containing protein 1 isoform X1 yields the protein MKSTPPVRHQSFASLRELVKMKPDIHTLAHHLKQERLYVASEKQLIQRLNGDVLKTAERLYRAAWITKQQRINLDRLILTSAEASPAECCQHAKVLEDTQFLDGYKTLGFQESIYGEFLGRVRENPRLVASCLVAGERLNQEHTQGVIYTVFTSLYGNCIMQEDESYLLQVLRYLVEFELKESDNPRRLLRRGTCAFSILFKLFSEGLYSAKLFLTATLHEPIMQLLVEDEDHLETDPSKVTERFTPAQQERLFGEKGSEGYRQKVAAAVEANEAKLVTLVNKFIGYLKQNTYCFPHNLRWIVSQMYKTLSCVERLEVGEVRTMCTDLLLTCFICPAIVNPEQYGIISDAPINEVARFNLMQVGQLLQQLAMADGDGDPRRKNSLAKFDKSCVAAFLDVVIGGRAVETPPMSSMNLLEGLSRTVAYMTHSQLLCLVDFVRSVMAGDHLREEEHILLETLMANVPQSRTVKSNSLELTPSNTPQLSPTTTPANKKNRNLGQQLATSWDSTTTTLSAHIPLVTPFASRSRSRTELAQQGEAEASSMESLQEVMPEEVLVISLGSSPQTIPGMMSENEVLTVQQTDGAQGYTPADDTKHHCKPDKTLRFSLCSDNLEGISEGPSNRSNSVSSLDLEGESVSELGAGPSGSNGVEALQLLEHEHATTQDNLDDKLRKFEIRDMMGLTDDRDISETVSETWSTDVLGSDFDPNMDEDRLQEIAGAAVENMLGSLLCLPGSGSVLLDPYGSTISETTSEAWSVEVLPSDSEAPDLKQEERLQELESCSGVGSTSDDTEVREVSSRPSTPGLSVVSATSEDIPNKTEDLRSECSSDFGGKDSVTSPDGEESSHGAHHSLASPPSQADSLLAMFDPLSSGEDSSTGTIVRPKVHYARPLHPPPDPPIPETCALGQDPRYSLFTPHCLAQAELEHTKQRHSYTDRLVRSRSSDIVCPGRRPTSDPGLNRRAAAEERDHVGAFLMGPFSSPSKDSLKGEVEERKDSDEEKSDRNRPWWKKRFQSAIPKAPIAALRKRDKQEKDNMGHERVPQDDPLSRNSQAQAAEDILDKYRNIKRTSPSEGATAAAYDATGQCLSRSATPTHTRTLNEFERVNVLYTELCGEECVHNSPRDEALQNMSTDDLPDSASQTAQQHDSNKFSFSDAKKKLRLALCSAESVAFPLMAPATTRNGLPDHTDFEDNEIVCFLKVQLAEAINLQDKNQMAQIQETTRCVSRFDARTCKKLLAAIAEDYRKRAPYIAYLTRCRQGLQTSHAHLERLLQRVLRDKEVANRYFTTVCVRLLLEHMEAKSLDFIKAFQGCTASDDKTAAVEDFLRYLYGAMAHDAIWQYASEDQLQDAQMAIERSVMNRIFKLAFYPNQDGDILRDQLLQEHIARLSKVVTANHKALQIPEVYAREAPWPSAQSEIRTISAYKTPRDKVQCILRMCSTIMNLLSLANEDSVPGADDFVPVLVFVLIKANPPCLLSTIQYINNFYASRLSGEECYWWMQFTAAVEFIKTIDDRK from the exons TCCTTTGCCTCTCTGCGTGAGCTGGTAAAGATGAAGCCAGACATCCACACTCTGGCCCATCACCTGAAGCAGGAGCGGCTGTATGTGGCCTCAGAGAAGCAGCTGATCCAGCGACTCAATGGGGACGTACTGAAGACTGCTGAGAGGCTGTACCGTGCTGCCTGGATCACCAAGCAGCAGAGGATCAACCTCGACCGGCTCATCCTCACCAG TGCTGAGGCTTCCCCGGCCGAATGCTGCCAGCATGCCAAAGTGCTGGAGGACACACAGTTCCTGGATGGTTACAAGACTCTGGGCTTCCAAGAGAGCATCTATGGGGAGTTCCTGGGCCGAGTGCGGGAGAATCCCCGGCTggtggcctcctgcctggtggctgGGGAGAGGCTGAACCAGGAGCACACACAGGGGGTCATTTACACTGTCTTCACCTCACTCTATGGTAACTGTATCATGCAGGAGGATGAGAGCTACCTGTTGCAG GTCCTGCGATACTTGGTGGAGTTTGAGCTGAAGGAGAGCGACAACCCTCGGCGGCTGCTGCGGCGAGGCACGTGCGCCTTCAGCATCCTCTTCAAGCTCTTCTCTGAGGGGCTGTACTCCGCCAAGCTCTTCCTCACCGCCACCCTCCACGAGCCCATCATGCAGCTGCTGGTGGAGGACGAGGACCACCTGGAGACGGACCCCTCCAAGGTGACAGAGCGCTTCACGCCGGCCCAGCAGGAGCGCCTGTTTGGGGAGAAGGGCTCGGAGGGCTACAGGCAGAAGGTGGCGGCTGCTGTGGAGGCCAATGAGGCCAAGCTGGTGACCCTGGTCAACAAGTTCATCGGCTACCTGAAGCAGAACACCTACTGCTTCCCCCACAACCTGCGCTGGATTGTGTCTCAGATGTACAAGACGCTGTCGTGTGTGGAGAGGCTGGAGGTGGGCGAGGTGCGGACCATGTGCACGGACCTGCTGCTCACCTGCTTCATCTGCCCAGCCATAGTCAACCCTGAGCAGTATGGCATAATCTCAGATGCCCCTATCAACGAGGTGGCTCGCTTCAACCTCATGCAG GTAGGGCAGCTTCTTCAACAGTTGGCAATGGCTGACGGTGATGGAGACCCCAGGAGGAAAAACAGTTTGGCCAAGTTCGATAAG AGCTGCGTAGCTGCCTTCCTGGATGTGGTAATCGGAGGGAGAGCTGTGGAGACGCCGCCCATGTCCTCCATGAACCTACTTGAAGGCCTCAGCAGGACTGTGGCGTACATGACACACAGTCAGCTGCTCTGCCTG GTGGACTTTGTACGGAGTGTGATGGCAGGGGACCACCTCCGGGAGGAGGAGCACATACTCCTGGAGACCCTAATGGCCAACGTGCCCCAGTCCCGCACAGTGAAGAGCAACAGTCTGGAGCTCACCCCCTCCAACACCCCCCAGCTTTCCCCAACCACCACCCCCGCCAACAAGAAGAACAGGAACTTAG GACAACAGTTAGCAACGTCCTGGGACTCCACAACCACCACCCTGTCTGCACACATTCCATTAGTTACACCTTTTG CCTCCCGCAGTCGCAGCCGTACTGAGCTGGCCCAGCAGGGGGAAGCAGAGGCCAGCTCCATGGAGTCCCTGCAGGAGGTGATGCCAGAAGAGGTGCTGGTGATCTCACTAGGAAGCAGCCCGCAGACCATCCCCGGCATGATGTCAGAGAATGAG GTGTTGACCGTGCAGCAGACTGATGGAGCACAAGGGTACACTCCTGCAGACGACACCAAGCACCATTGCAAACCAGACAAAACCCTGCGTTTCTCCCTCTGCAGTGACAACCTGGAGGGTATCTCAGAGG GTCCGTCCAACCGGTCTAACTCTGTGTCGTCTCTGGACctggagggggagagtgtgtcAGAGCTGGGAGCTGGGCCATCGGGGAGCAATGGGGTGGAGGCTCTACAACTGCTGGAGCATGAACATG CCACCACTCAGGACAACCTGGATGACAAACTGAGGAAGTTTGAGATCCGAGATATGATGGGCTTGACAGATGACCGGGATATCTCTGAGACTGTGAGTGAGACCTGGAGCACAGACGTGCTGGGCAGCGACTTTGACCCCAATATGGACGAAGATAGACTGCAGGAAATAGCTg GGGCGGCTGTAGAGAACATGCTGGGCAGCCTGCTGTGTCTACCAGGCTCCGGTTCAGTGCTGCTAGACCCATATGGATCCACCATCTCCGAGACCACCAGCGAGGCCTGGAGTGTGGAGGTCCTGCCCAGTGACTCAG AAGCCCCAGACCTGAAGCAGGAGGAGCGTCTACAGGAGTTAGAGAGCTGCTCAGGGGTGGGCAGCACCTCTGATGACACAGAGGTCAGAGAGGTCAGCTCTCGGCCCAGCACCCCAGGGCTCAGCGTCGTCTCAG CGACATCAGAAGACATCCCCAACAAGACAGAGGACCTGCGGTCAGAGTGCAGCTCGGACTTTGGGGGGAAGGACTCTGTTACCAGTCCAGATGGGGAGGAGTCATCCCACG GAGCACATCACAGTTTGGCCTCTCCGCCCTCTCAGGCTGACTCCTTACTGGCCATGTTTGATCCCCTCTCCTCCGGCGAAG ATTCCTCCACTGGTACCATCGTGAGGCCCAAGGTGCATTACGCCAGGCCCCTTCATCCTCCCCCTGACCCTCCCATCCCAGAGACCTGTGCCCTGGGACAAGATCCCCGCTACTCCCTGTTCACGCCCCACTGCCTGGCCCAAGCCGAGCTGGAGCACACCAAGCAGCGCCACTCCTACACAGACAGGCTGGTACGCAGCCGCAGCTCTGACATTGTGTGCCCAGGCCGCCGACCCACCAGCGACCCGGGCCTGAACCGCAGGGCTGCAGCCGAAGAGCGGGACCATGTCGGGGCCTTCCTTATGGGGCCGTTCTCGTCTCCTAGCAAGGACTCCCTGAAAGGAGAG GTTGAGGAGAGAAAGGACAGTGATGAGGAAAAGTCTGATCGCAACAGACCGTGGTGGAAGAAACGCTTTCAGTCAGCCATTCCCAAAG CTCCGATAGCAGCCTTACGGAAAAGGGACAAGCAGGAGAAAGACAATATGGGCCATGAACGTGTCCCACAAG atGACCCTCTGTCCAGGAACTCCCAGGCCCAGGCAGCAGAAGACATCCTTGACAAGTACAGGAACATCAAGAGGACCAGTCCCAGTGAAGGAGCCACTGCTGCAGCCTACGACGCCACAGGTCAGTGTCTTTCTCGCTCAGCTACACCCACTCACACACGCACGTTAAATGAATTTGAGCGTGTGAATGTGTTGTACACAGAGTTGTGTGGAGAGGAGTGTGTGCACAACTCCCCCAGAGACGAAGCTCTGCAGAACATGTCCACAGACGACCTGCCAGactcagccagccagacagcccaGCAACACGACTCCAACAAGTTCTCATTCAG TGATGCAAAGAAGAAGTTGAGACTGGCCTTGTGTTCAGCAGAGTCTGTGGCATTCCCTCTCATGGCTCCTGCCACCACGCGCAATGGGCTGCCTGACCACACAGACTTTGAAG ACAACGAGATCGTGTGCTTCCTGAAGGTCCAGCTGGCGGAGGCCATCAACCTGCAGGATAAGAACCAGATGGCCCAGATCCAGGAGACCACGCGCTGCGTCAGCCGCTTCGACGCACGCACCTGCAAGAAGCTGCTGGCTGCCATTGCTGAGGATTACAG GAAGCGGGCACCCTACATAGCGTATCTGACGCGGTGTCGGCAGGGCCTGCAGACATCCCATGCCCACCTGGAGAGGCTGCTGCAGAGGGTGCTGAGGGACAAGGAGGTGGCTAACCGCTACTTCACCACAGTCTGTGTTCGCCTCCTACTGGAACACATGGAGGCTAAGTCCCTGGACTTCATCAAAG CCTTCCAGGGGTGCACAGCGTCAGACGACAAGACGGCGGCGGTGGAGGACTTCCTGCGCTACCTGTACGGCGCCATGGCCCATGATGCCATCTGGCAGTACGCCAGCGAGGATCAGCTGCAGGATGCCCAGATGGCCATTGAGCGCAGCGTCATGAACCGCATCTTCAAGCTGGCCTTCTACCCCAACCAGGACGGGGACATCCTGAGAGACCA GCTTCTTCAGGAACACATAGCACGTCTCTCAAAAGTGGTGACGGCGAATCACAAAGCTCTTCAAATCCCAGAG GTGTATGCGAGGGAGGCTCCCTGGCCGTCTGCCCAGTCAGAGATCCGGACCATCAGTGCCTACAAGACCCCTCGGGACAAAGTGCAGTGTATTTTACGCATGTGTTCCACCATCATGAATCTTCTGAGTCTGGCCAACGAGGACTCTGTCCCCGGAGCTGACGATTTTGTCCCTGTGCTCGTCTTTGTCCTGATAAAG GCAAACCCGCCTTGCCTGCTGTCCACTATTCAGTACATCAATAATTTCTACGCCAGCCGGCTGAGTGGGGAGGAGTGCTATTGGTGGATGCAGTTCACCGCGGCAGTGGAATTCATTAAGACCATTGACGATCGCAAGTGA